The proteins below come from a single Dinghuibacter silviterrae genomic window:
- a CDS encoding lactonase family protein codes for MKRFLSLITLLVLALSGQAQQYYLLVGTYTTGTSKGIYVYRFDASTGKTTPVGETDVENPSYLTFSPDGRFVYAVNENPSGTGGVTALSFDTLTGNLHLLNRQSSEGEFPCYVATDATGKWITVANYGGGNLSAYRVADDGSLGGSAQLIQHEGKGANAKRQEKPHVHSTVFTPDQRYVVSADLGLDKVYVYNFNPDMDEPLTPASTPTVSVRPGSGPRHIAFSPDHRYMYLITELSGEVHVFGYAKGRFTPIEHVPTVLKDTSADKGSADLHLSPDGRFLYASDRGNTNDIVVFEVHPGSGKLKRVGSVSCGGVTPRNFTIDPTGHFLLVANQRSDNVVIFKRDMQTGLLTPTGDQLQIGNPVCLKWWPVPSAH; via the coding sequence ATGAAACGTTTCCTATCCCTCATTACCCTTCTCGTCCTGGCCTTGTCCGGTCAAGCCCAGCAATATTATCTCCTGGTCGGCACGTACACCACGGGTACCAGCAAAGGCATATACGTATACCGGTTTGACGCCTCCACCGGGAAGACCACCCCGGTCGGCGAAACCGACGTGGAGAACCCCTCCTACCTTACGTTTTCTCCCGACGGCCGTTTTGTTTATGCCGTTAACGAAAACCCTTCGGGGACCGGTGGTGTGACCGCGCTTTCCTTCGACACCCTGACCGGCAACCTCCATTTGCTCAACCGCCAGTCGAGCGAGGGGGAATTCCCCTGTTATGTCGCTACGGACGCTACCGGTAAATGGATCACGGTCGCCAACTATGGCGGAGGTAACCTTTCCGCCTACCGCGTGGCGGACGACGGTTCCTTAGGAGGGTCCGCCCAGCTCATCCAACACGAGGGCAAGGGCGCCAACGCCAAGCGCCAGGAAAAGCCCCACGTCCATTCCACTGTTTTTACCCCCGACCAGCGCTACGTTGTCAGCGCCGACCTCGGCCTTGACAAGGTATACGTCTATAACTTCAACCCCGACATGGACGAGCCCCTGACGCCCGCTTCCACTCCCACGGTCTCCGTGCGTCCCGGCAGCGGCCCCCGGCACATCGCCTTCAGCCCCGATCATCGCTATATGTACCTGATCACCGAATTGTCCGGGGAAGTCCATGTTTTCGGTTATGCCAAAGGACGCTTCACCCCGATCGAACACGTCCCCACCGTGCTCAAGGATACCAGCGCCGACAAGGGCAGCGCAGACCTCCACCTCTCCCCCGACGGCCGGTTCCTTTATGCATCCGACCGGGGCAACACCAACGACATCGTCGTCTTCGAGGTCCATCCCGGGAGCGGGAAGCTCAAACGCGTCGGATCCGTGAGCTGCGGGGGCGTGACACCCAGAAACTTTACCATCGACCCCACGGGCCACTTTTTGCTGGTCGCCAACCAGAGAAGCGACAATGTGGTCATTTTCAAACGGGATATGCAGACGGGTCTGCTGACGCCGACGGGGGATCAGCTCCAGATCGGGAATCCGGTGTGTCTGAAGTGGTGGCCGGTGCCCTCGGCGCATTAG
- a CDS encoding PspC domain-containing protein encodes MNRLKDFIEWKVFGVCTYLGEKWGVATSTIRMYFIYLTFLTMGSPILFYLFFAFWMNIKQYIWSARRNPIKWL; translated from the coding sequence ATGAACCGCCTGAAAGATTTCATTGAATGGAAAGTTTTTGGGGTCTGTACCTACCTGGGTGAAAAGTGGGGCGTTGCCACGTCCACCATCCGGATGTACTTTATCTATCTGACCTTTCTCACGATGGGCTCCCCCATCCTGTTCTACCTGTTTTTCGCCTTCTGGATGAACATCAAGCAATACATCTGGAGCGCGCGTCGCAACCCCATAAAATGGCTCTAA
- a CDS encoding RNA polymerase sigma factor: protein MQEKLYTDIELLDRLRSDDTGCFEELYHRHWRMVYFYALKKLHSRLDARRVVVLVFSEIWKERYHIPVEYSLPVLLYQKVRVAVVHQLHRRLNDITGTQWIDGFILPYFGGEQPNVADEKVYEEMEAQEEAWSMMMHRDVDKPGWKQWMMQFVKAPVDWWNKPWVMAGRNH from the coding sequence ATGCAGGAAAAACTGTACACGGATATCGAACTACTGGACAGACTGCGCTCTGATGACACTGGGTGTTTTGAGGAACTTTACCACAGACACTGGAGAATGGTCTATTTCTATGCCCTGAAAAAATTGCATTCCCGGTTGGACGCCAGACGGGTCGTCGTCCTGGTCTTTTCGGAGATCTGGAAAGAACGCTACCACATACCGGTGGAATACTCACTGCCTGTCCTGCTTTACCAAAAGGTAAGGGTTGCGGTCGTACACCAGCTACACCGCCGTTTAAACGACATTACGGGCACGCAATGGATCGATGGCTTTATATTGCCCTATTTCGGGGGCGAGCAACCCAACGTCGCCGACGAAAAGGTGTACGAGGAAATGGAAGCCCAGGAAGAAGCCTGGTCCATGATGATGCACCGGGACGTCGATAAGCCCGGCTGGAAACAATGGATGATGCAATTTGTCAAGGCTCCCGTCGACTGGTGGAACAAACCCTGGGTGATGGCGGGCCGGAACCACTGA
- a CDS encoding MarC family protein, with the protein MNMHILRYFFSIIPITYMALFQVVNPIGSGILFLNLTPTASRSLRRKLARKVAFNSSILLLIVLLVGVYALKLFGITVPIVQVCGGMLIVAMGWRSINSKEDLADGGEKQQYIAGRLTPETDYVNQAFYPMTFPFVIGPGSIAITLTISAEYVTHAPGNDLLQYAGAIISIFLIAATIYVCFASADYFMSKLSDQIRRVVMKLLSFILLCIGGQIVFNGLEAWLHYLKVL; encoded by the coding sequence ATGAACATGCACATCCTGCGTTATTTTTTCTCCATCATCCCCATTACCTACATGGCCCTTTTTCAGGTCGTGAATCCCATCGGGTCGGGGATCCTTTTCCTCAACCTCACGCCCACGGCCAGCCGTAGCCTTCGCCGGAAGCTGGCCCGGAAGGTTGCCTTCAACAGTTCGATCCTGCTCCTGATCGTCCTCCTTGTGGGGGTCTACGCGCTCAAACTGTTCGGCATTACGGTGCCCATCGTCCAGGTCTGCGGAGGGATGCTGATCGTCGCCATGGGTTGGCGCAGCATCAATTCCAAAGAAGACCTTGCGGACGGGGGGGAGAAACAGCAATATATCGCGGGCCGGCTGACCCCCGAAACGGACTATGTGAACCAGGCGTTTTATCCCATGACGTTCCCCTTTGTCATCGGTCCCGGGAGCATCGCCATCACCCTGACCATCAGCGCGGAATACGTCACGCATGCACCGGGGAACGACCTGTTGCAATATGCGGGGGCGATCATCTCCATTTTCCTGATTGCCGCCACCATCTATGTGTGCTTTGCCTCCGCGGATTATTTCATGAGCAAGCTCAGTGACCAGATCCGGCGGGTGGTCATGAAGTTGCTTTCGTTTATCCTTTTGTGTATCGGGGGACAAATCGTCTTTAATGGATTGGAGGCCTGGCTGCACTACCTGAAGGTCCTTTAG
- a CDS encoding J domain-containing protein: protein MILKDYYATLGIPVGSTPDAVKKAYRRLVMRYHPDKNAGEAAYFREIQEAYDVLSDPLRREDYHQQRNLWKAGGKAFEAPGPLTPDQVLREAIRLYEKVRAMDLYRMDREGIAHAIRRLLDDTVRVGGDARIAHFLLLSAAPLELRLVQPFREAFENLAAGDPSVLAEIAAFYKRKNKEAWVARYQTPLLILAALALCFLAYLLSR from the coding sequence ATGATCTTAAAGGACTATTACGCGACCCTGGGCATTCCGGTGGGATCCACCCCGGACGCCGTGAAAAAGGCGTACCGCCGCCTGGTGATGCGTTATCACCCCGACAAGAACGCCGGGGAAGCCGCCTACTTCCGGGAAATCCAGGAAGCGTACGACGTCCTTTCCGACCCCCTCCGCAGGGAAGACTATCACCAGCAAAGAAATCTTTGGAAAGCGGGTGGCAAAGCCTTTGAAGCACCTGGTCCCCTCACCCCGGACCAGGTGCTTCGCGAGGCCATCCGTCTGTATGAAAAGGTCCGCGCCATGGATCTTTATCGCATGGACCGGGAAGGGATCGCCCACGCGATCCGGCGGCTGCTGGACGACACCGTCCGCGTCGGTGGCGACGCCCGGATCGCCCACTTTCTCCTGTTGTCCGCAGCCCCCCTGGAACTCCGCCTGGTGCAGCCTTTCCGCGAGGCCTTTGAAAACCTGGCGGCCGGCGACCCGAGCGTTTTGGCGGAAATTGCCGCTTTTTATAAGAGGAAAAATAAGGAAGCGTGGGTCGCGCGTTACCAGACCCCGCTGCTGATTCTTGCCGCCCTGGCCCTTTGCTTTCTCGCCTACCTCCTCTCCCGCTAA
- a CDS encoding NAD(P)-dependent alcohol dehydrogenase, with the protein MIATKAYAAQAADTPLAPFSFQRREPGPHDVRIDILYCGVCHSDIHQVRDEWGGSIYPMVPGHEIVGRISAVGDHVTRFKVGDLAGVGCFVDSCRVCPSCLAGDEQYCEEGCNQTYNSYERDKVTPTYGGYSSTIVVDEKYTLSVSPALPLEKVAPLLCAGITTYSPLRYVGVTKGQKVGVLGLGGLGHMAVKFAASFGAEVTMLSTSPSKEADAKKLGAHKFALTSDPAQLKALRNYFDCIIDTVSADHAYATYLDLLKTNGTYILVGAPPTPSPLPAFSLIPKRRKILGSMIGGIRETQEMLDYCAAHQITSDVEVISIQDVNQAYERMLRGDVRYRFVIDMASL; encoded by the coding sequence ATGATCGCGACAAAAGCCTATGCCGCCCAAGCGGCCGATACCCCCCTCGCCCCGTTCTCGTTTCAACGCAGGGAGCCGGGTCCCCACGACGTACGCATTGACATTCTTTACTGTGGCGTTTGCCATTCGGATATACACCAGGTCCGCGACGAATGGGGCGGATCCATTTACCCCATGGTCCCCGGTCACGAAATCGTGGGCCGCATCTCCGCCGTCGGCGATCACGTCACCCGCTTCAAGGTAGGCGACCTCGCCGGTGTGGGTTGTTTTGTGGACTCCTGCCGCGTTTGTCCTTCCTGTCTGGCAGGGGATGAGCAGTATTGCGAAGAAGGCTGCAACCAAACCTATAACAGCTACGAGCGCGACAAAGTAACGCCGACCTACGGCGGGTATTCCTCCACCATCGTCGTGGATGAAAAATATACCCTGAGCGTGTCCCCTGCTTTGCCACTCGAAAAAGTGGCGCCCCTGCTTTGCGCCGGCATCACGACCTATTCCCCCTTACGCTACGTGGGCGTGACCAAAGGACAAAAGGTCGGTGTGCTGGGGCTGGGGGGTCTTGGCCACATGGCCGTCAAATTTGCCGCTTCCTTTGGCGCGGAGGTGACCATGCTGAGCACATCGCCCTCGAAAGAAGCCGACGCCAAAAAACTGGGCGCGCATAAATTCGCCCTGACCTCCGACCCCGCCCAACTCAAAGCCCTGCGCAATTATTTCGACTGCATCATCGATACGGTTTCAGCAGACCACGCTTATGCAACATACCTTGACCTTTTAAAAACAAACGGCACCTACATCCTCGTCGGCGCACCACCCACCCCCTCTCCGCTGCCCGCCTTCAGCCTGATTCCCAAACGTCGTAAGATATTGGGTTCCATGATCGGAGGCATACGCGAAACCCAGGAAATGCTCGACTACTGCGCCGCCCACCAGATTACTTCCGATGTGGAAGTCATTTCTATTCAAGACGTTAATCAAGCGTATGAGCGCATGCTCCGGGGCGATGTTCGTTACCGGTTTGTTATCGATATGGCCAGCCTGTAA
- a CDS encoding NAD-dependent epimerase/dehydratase family protein, which produces MVTEKILVVGACGQIGVELTLQLRKMYGGANVIASDLREEHPMLKDTGPYIPMDIMNKETFHVLVLRYNITQVYLLAAILSATGEKNPPLAWNLNMQSLLNVLEVAKEEKLHKIYWPSSIAVFGPNSPKQQTPQHTIMEPTTVYGVSKLAGERWCEYYHHRYGVDVRSLRYPGLISYKSAPGGGTTDYAIEIYQDALREGKYECFLKEDTYLPMMYMPDAIRATIELMEADANRISVRSSYNLSAMSFSPKEIGEAIRKHLPAFAISYAPDFRQKIADSWPSSIDDGAAREDWGWAPGYDLERMTVDMLKNIGGSTSGA; this is translated from the coding sequence ATGGTGACCGAAAAAATACTGGTAGTAGGCGCTTGCGGGCAAATCGGTGTGGAGCTCACCCTGCAGTTGCGCAAGATGTACGGAGGGGCGAACGTGATCGCCAGCGACCTCAGGGAAGAACACCCGATGCTCAAGGATACGGGGCCATACATCCCCATGGACATCATGAACAAGGAAACCTTTCACGTGTTGGTGTTGCGCTACAACATCACACAGGTTTACCTGCTCGCGGCCATCCTGTCGGCAACGGGGGAAAAGAACCCGCCCCTGGCCTGGAACCTCAACATGCAGAGTTTGCTCAACGTCCTCGAAGTCGCGAAGGAAGAAAAACTGCACAAGATCTACTGGCCTTCGAGTATCGCCGTCTTCGGTCCCAACTCGCCCAAACAACAAACGCCCCAGCATACCATTATGGAGCCCACCACCGTGTACGGGGTCAGCAAGCTGGCGGGGGAACGCTGGTGTGAATACTACCACCATCGTTACGGCGTGGATGTACGCAGCCTTCGCTATCCCGGATTGATCAGCTACAAATCCGCGCCCGGGGGTGGCACGACCGACTACGCCATCGAGATCTACCAGGACGCACTCCGGGAAGGCAAGTACGAATGCTTCCTGAAAGAGGATACCTATCTCCCGATGATGTATATGCCGGACGCCATCCGCGCCACCATCGAGCTGATGGAGGCCGACGCAAACCGGATCTCCGTGCGGTCGTCCTACAACCTGAGCGCGATGAGTTTCTCACCGAAAGAGATCGGGGAGGCCATCCGGAAACACCTGCCTGCTTTTGCTATTAGCTACGCACCCGACTTCCGTCAAAAGATCGCCGACAGCTGGCCGTCCAGCATTGACGATGGTGCCGCCCGAGAAGATTGGGGATGGGCGCCCGGGTATGACCTCGAACGCATGACGGTGGATATGCTCAAGAATATAGGCGGATCTACTTCTGGAGCATAA
- a CDS encoding GNAT family N-acetyltransferase encodes MEWTQDGYTLSTDKTRLDVEAIHHFLSTESYWALHIPRSIVERAIEHSLCFGMYDGPAQVGFARVVTDTATFGYLADVYVLPAHRGKGLSKWLMACIMAHPDLQGLRRFMLGTRDAHGLYAQYGFTQLSRPQRLMEVLKIDPYGPPPLHGSA; translated from the coding sequence ATGGAATGGACACAAGACGGGTATACCCTATCCACCGATAAGACCCGGCTGGATGTGGAAGCGATTCATCATTTCCTATCTACCGAATCGTATTGGGCACTTCACATCCCCCGGTCCATCGTGGAGCGGGCGATCGAACACTCCCTTTGCTTTGGGATGTATGACGGCCCCGCCCAGGTGGGGTTCGCCCGGGTCGTTACGGACACCGCGACCTTCGGGTACCTCGCGGACGTCTATGTCCTCCCCGCGCACCGCGGCAAAGGCCTCTCCAAGTGGCTCATGGCCTGCATCATGGCCCACCCCGACCTGCAGGGGCTCCGCCGCTTTATGCTCGGCACCCGGGACGCCCACGGATTGTACGCGCAATACGGCTTTACGCAGTTGAGCCGGCCGCAGCGGCTGATGGAGGTGCTGAAGATCGACCCCTACGGGCCGCCCCCCTTGCACGGTTCGGCATAA
- a CDS encoding ion channel, which produces MAIGYNINPFSRRNDDTGFGTSASNYGGRFINKDGSFNLRKVGQPFWKRTSVYYLLLNMPAWKFTCLILLGYFAVNVVFTGAYLLVGVDGLTGIRANSGFPRVLEAFFFSTETFTTVGYGRVNPVSVGINIIAALESMAGLLALAVATGLIYGRFSRPKSFLSFSREAIIGPYKDITALMFRVAAYKENHHLTNAEVSVTMGITVQGGKAPEFQFYTLPLERNRVDSLSMNWTIVHPINDESPLFGFTADDLKATDAEVYVLVRGFDDVYSNIVQQRSSYTYREIKFNVKFAPMYRESEDGLTTIMEVDKLDSFIDV; this is translated from the coding sequence ATGGCAATCGGCTATAACATCAATCCATTTTCAAGACGCAATGACGACACCGGTTTTGGAACCAGCGCCAGCAACTATGGGGGGAGGTTTATCAATAAGGACGGCTCCTTTAACCTGCGCAAGGTGGGACAACCTTTTTGGAAAAGAACAAGCGTATACTACCTCCTGCTAAACATGCCGGCCTGGAAGTTCACGTGTCTGATTCTGTTGGGGTATTTCGCGGTCAATGTCGTCTTCACGGGGGCGTACCTGTTGGTGGGGGTGGACGGGCTGACCGGTATCCGCGCGAATTCGGGTTTCCCGCGCGTGTTGGAGGCGTTCTTTTTTAGTACGGAGACCTTTACAACGGTCGGCTACGGCCGGGTAAATCCCGTCAGTGTGGGGATCAATATCATTGCCGCCCTGGAATCCATGGCGGGTTTATTGGCGCTGGCCGTTGCCACGGGCTTGATCTACGGCCGGTTTTCCCGACCCAAGTCCTTTCTCTCTTTTAGCCGGGAAGCCATCATTGGGCCTTACAAGGACATCACCGCCCTGATGTTCCGGGTGGCTGCGTATAAGGAGAACCACCACCTGACCAACGCGGAAGTATCGGTGACCATGGGGATCACCGTTCAGGGTGGAAAGGCCCCGGAATTCCAGTTTTATACGCTGCCCCTGGAAAGAAACCGCGTTGACTCGCTGTCGATGAACTGGACGATCGTCCACCCTATCAACGACGAAAGCCCCCTGTTTGGCTTTACCGCGGATGACCTGAAGGCCACGGATGCGGAGGTGTATGTGTTGGTCCGCGGATTTGACGACGTCTATTCCAACATCGTCCAGCAGCGGTCGTCCTATACCTACCGGGAAATCAAATTCAACGTGAAGTTTGCGCCCATGTACCGGGAATCCGAGGACGGCCTGACCACGATCATGGAAGTGGACAAACTCGATAGTTTTATTGACGTATGA
- the kdsA gene encoding 3-deoxy-8-phosphooctulonate synthase gives MIPNFLQDLFQGQSYDERSFFLIAGPCVVEGEEVLTEVAEKVSTICRNMGIPYVFKSSYRKANRTSASSFTGLGDETALKLLQKIGKTYHLPTVSDIHAHDEAAMAAAYVDMLQIPAFLCRQTDLLIAAAQTGKVVNVKKGQFLSGEAMKFAAEKIRKAGNEKVILTERGNSFGYTDLVVDYRNIPWMQAHQAPTVMDCTHSLQQPNQSSGVTGGNPAMIGTIAKAAIAVGADGLFIETHPEPSKALSDGANMLRLDHLEPLLAQLVKIRKALF, from the coding sequence ATGATACCTAATTTTTTGCAAGACCTTTTCCAGGGCCAATCTTATGACGAACGGAGCTTTTTCCTGATCGCCGGACCCTGTGTCGTCGAAGGCGAAGAAGTGCTCACCGAAGTCGCCGAAAAGGTCAGCACGATCTGCCGGAACATGGGTATTCCCTATGTGTTTAAATCCTCCTATCGTAAGGCCAACCGGACCAGCGCTTCGTCGTTCACCGGCCTGGGCGATGAAACGGCCCTGAAGTTATTGCAGAAGATTGGAAAGACCTACCACCTGCCAACGGTGTCGGACATCCACGCGCACGACGAGGCCGCCATGGCCGCGGCTTATGTGGACATGCTCCAGATCCCTGCATTCCTTTGCCGGCAAACAGACCTGCTCATTGCCGCGGCACAAACGGGTAAGGTGGTCAATGTGAAAAAGGGACAATTCCTCTCAGGGGAAGCGATGAAGTTTGCCGCCGAAAAGATCCGCAAGGCGGGCAATGAGAAGGTGATCCTCACGGAACGCGGAAACAGCTTCGGCTATACCGACCTCGTCGTGGACTACCGCAACATCCCCTGGATGCAGGCACACCAGGCGCCCACCGTCATGGATTGCACCCACTCGCTACAACAACCCAACCAGTCCTCGGGCGTAACCGGCGGAAACCCGGCCATGATCGGCACCATCGCCAAAGCTGCTATCGCCGTGGGCGCCGACGGGCTTTTTATAGAAACCCATCCCGAGCCCTCCAAGGCCCTGAGCGACGGGGCCAACATGCTCCGGCTGGACCACCTCGAACCCCTCCTGGCGCAATTGGTTAAAATAAGGAAAGCACTGTTCTGA
- a CDS encoding glycosyl hydrolase family 79 C-terminal domain-containing protein produces MQKKTPKYVLYLLILTTGLACHKQVLVQYVATPAQRVVLTTDPTQPGLRIPSDFTGLSFEKNILPGGNYLNTANTPLIKMIKLLGTYGVIRIGGNSVEKVFWHYPAGPRNGSTDVDTMYTTDVVTYTAFLKALGWRSLYGVNLAQSTAQISANEALYALDAGGTSIEDFEIGNEPDLYASNGLKASTYTITNFEYDWLNYYTAIHSATVDRATFDGPATAGHLSSWFLQFVNVNSKRISLATNHYYKMGPPTDPSVTVTNLLALDPNLVKDMTTAVAAARSAGISFRVAECNSVYDGGKNGVSNTFASALWGLDYMYTLASLGVAGVNFHGGTGGYYSPILLSKTGAELKPLYYGMLCFQLGCQGRFLPLSLSTPGAINPLFSAYAVLLDNGYTAITFVNKDPANNADITLHTGTPLTSATYTTLTAASLTATSGVTLGGASVKSDGTYAGAKFGGLPHGGDSVLVSVPYSSAMVIMLK; encoded by the coding sequence ATGCAAAAGAAGACGCCGAAGTACGTCCTTTACCTATTGATCCTTACCACCGGTCTCGCCTGTCACAAACAGGTCCTGGTGCAATACGTCGCCACCCCTGCCCAACGGGTCGTCCTCACCACCGATCCCACGCAGCCTGGCCTCCGTATTCCATCGGATTTCACCGGTTTGAGTTTTGAGAAAAATATCCTCCCCGGGGGCAACTATCTCAATACCGCCAACACGCCCCTGATCAAGATGATCAAACTCCTGGGCACGTACGGCGTCATCCGCATAGGCGGGAATTCGGTGGAAAAAGTATTTTGGCACTACCCCGCCGGCCCTCGTAATGGGTCCACCGATGTGGATACCATGTATACCACCGACGTTGTCACGTATACCGCCTTCCTGAAGGCCCTCGGCTGGAGAAGCCTCTATGGCGTCAACCTCGCCCAATCTACCGCCCAAATCTCTGCCAACGAGGCATTATATGCCCTTGACGCAGGAGGCACGTCCATCGAAGACTTTGAAATCGGGAACGAACCCGACCTCTATGCGTCCAATGGTCTGAAGGCAAGCACCTATACCATCACCAATTTTGAGTACGACTGGTTGAATTACTATACGGCGATCCATTCCGCTACCGTTGACCGGGCCACTTTTGACGGACCGGCCACCGCTGGCCACCTCTCCAGCTGGTTCCTTCAATTTGTCAACGTGAACAGCAAGCGGATTTCCCTGGCCACCAATCACTATTACAAGATGGGACCCCCCACCGACCCCTCCGTGACGGTGACCAACCTGCTGGCCCTTGACCCCAACCTGGTCAAAGACATGACCACGGCGGTAGCTGCCGCCCGGAGTGCAGGTATCTCTTTTCGTGTAGCGGAATGCAACTCCGTGTATGACGGGGGTAAGAATGGCGTCAGCAATACTTTTGCCAGCGCCCTTTGGGGACTGGATTATATGTACACCCTGGCCTCGCTGGGCGTTGCAGGGGTCAACTTTCACGGGGGCACCGGCGGCTATTACAGTCCCATCCTCTTAAGCAAAACAGGCGCCGAACTCAAACCGTTGTATTACGGCATGCTTTGTTTCCAGTTGGGCTGCCAGGGCCGTTTCCTGCCCCTCAGCCTGTCCACGCCGGGTGCCATCAACCCTTTGTTTTCCGCGTACGCCGTCCTTCTGGACAACGGATACACCGCCATCACCTTTGTCAATAAAGACCCCGCCAACAACGCCGACATTACCCTTCATACCGGGACCCCGCTGACGTCGGCCACCTATACCACCCTCACCGCCGCTTCGCTCACCGCTACCTCCGGGGTCACCCTCGGCGGCGCCAGCGTGAAGTCCGACGGAACTTACGCTGGAGCTAAGTTTGGGGGTCTGCCGCATGGCGGGGATTCCGTGCTGGTGTCGGTGCCGTATTCCTCTGCGATGGTGATCATGTTGAAATAG